From a single Longimicrobium sp. genomic region:
- the rpmE gene encoding 50S ribosomal protein L31 has protein sequence MKADIHPTYNTAKVHCACGNTFETRSTKGDIGVEVCSNCHPYYTGKQKLMDTAGRVERFRQRYATAQ, from the coding sequence ATGAAGGCCGACATTCATCCGACGTACAACACCGCGAAGGTGCACTGCGCCTGCGGCAACACCTTCGAGACCCGCTCCACCAAGGGCGACATCGGCGTCGAAGTGTGCAGCAACTGCCACCCGTACTACACGGGCAAGCAGAAGCTGATGGACACCGCGGGACGCGTGGAGCGCTTCCGGCAGCGCTACGCCACCGCCCAGTAA